In Methanooceanicella nereidis, a single window of DNA contains:
- a CDS encoding sugar phosphate nucleotidyltransferase: protein MKVVIPAAGAGKRLYPHTYTKPKPMVFVAGKPIIGHILDKMVGVDPEEVIVVVGYMKDKIISYIDSNYKDSFDKITYVNQDQQLGLGHSIYVTKEAVEDSPILIVLGDMIFKNGYGEFLKLHECNGKCSGSIGVKNIDNPQHYGIVYLNGDNTIKKMIEKPKNSTSNLGIAGVYFIEDTPALFNALDDIVLNRESQGEIQLTDALQRSIEYGSTYKTFEVSSWYDCGRPQSLLEVNRILLSEKNMSEVAGKNVIMIEPVSIGKNAQVENSIIGPYVSIADGSIVQNSIIQDSIIGVQSEVRYMTLRSSIIGDGVVIHGKSNSLNIGDSSTIEF, encoded by the coding sequence ATGAAAGTCGTAATACCGGCCGCAGGTGCTGGAAAGCGCTTATATCCCCATACATATACCAAGCCAAAACCTATGGTCTTTGTCGCAGGTAAGCCGATAATAGGGCATATACTGGATAAGATGGTAGGCGTTGACCCCGAGGAGGTCATCGTCGTAGTGGGATATATGAAAGATAAGATCATCTCTTACATAGATTCCAATTATAAAGATTCGTTCGATAAGATAACATATGTCAACCAGGATCAACAGCTTGGTCTCGGGCATTCCATTTATGTAACTAAGGAAGCCGTCGAAGACAGCCCCATCCTGATAGTGCTGGGTGACATGATCTTTAAGAACGGGTACGGTGAATTTTTAAAGCTGCACGAATGTAACGGAAAATGCTCCGGCTCCATTGGCGTGAAAAACATCGATAATCCACAGCATTATGGTATCGTCTACCTGAACGGCGATAACACAATTAAAAAGATGATAGAAAAGCCTAAGAACTCGACCTCAAACCTTGGCATAGCAGGCGTCTATTTTATCGAGGATACACCTGCGCTGTTCAACGCGCTGGACGATATAGTCTTGAACAGGGAGTCACAGGGAGAGATTCAGCTTACGGATGCGCTCCAGAGATCCATAGAGTATGGCTCTACGTATAAGACGTTCGAAGTAAGCAGCTGGTATGATTGCGGCAGGCCGCAGTCTTTGCTTGAAGTCAACAGGATACTGCTTTCCGAGAAAAACATGTCGGAGGTAGCCGGCAAGAATGTGATCATGATCGAGCCGGTATCGATCGGTAAGAATGCACAGGTCGAAAACTCTATAATAGGGCCTTATGTATCGATAGCTGACGGGTCTATAGTGCAAAACTCTATAATACAGGATAGCATTATTGGCGTTCAGTCAGAGGTAAGATATATGACGCTACGCTCATCCATAATCGGTGACGGCGTCGTTATACACGGTAAGTCTAATTCTCTGAACATAGGGGATTCGTCGACGATAGAATTCTAG
- a CDS encoding glycosyltransferase codes for MKAAIIRGSNMNPFEMQSYAPLRSQIDITGYASYANNFETEGIRFPVKRLHTFEEYYRFLPSVAKGVAYGLSLPRGMNGKMFGLEKELEDKDILHAAETSNGYSYQAARVKKEKNKKLVLTVWENIPFLSTKLFMGCESMPGPLKPFCKKMTKNGHIVKYVKDNTDIFIAVTERAKQALIIEGVPEDKIRTIPVGVDTERFKPADADPALIERFGLSDNGFNVLFMGRLVKEKGIYDLLYAAKLLSLDVETRNIKILIAGSGPEKDNMAKIIKDLAIDRQVSLIGSFSYEQVPKLYNVSDAFILPSITAPWWQEQFGMVLVEAMASRLPVISTLSGSIPEVLGDGGILIQPDDPFSIYREIKNIMTDKAYRERLKFSARERAVEEFSINKISKMIGSVYSELM; via the coding sequence AGACCGAAGGGATCAGGTTTCCGGTAAAAAGGCTGCATACCTTTGAAGAATATTATCGTTTTTTACCGTCGGTCGCAAAAGGAGTGGCTTATGGCCTGTCTCTTCCCCGGGGTATGAACGGTAAAATGTTCGGGCTGGAAAAAGAGCTCGAAGACAAGGATATATTACATGCTGCGGAAACGTCTAACGGTTATTCTTATCAGGCAGCCAGGGTAAAAAAGGAAAAGAATAAAAAACTGGTACTGACAGTTTGGGAGAACATACCCTTTCTATCGACGAAGCTTTTCATGGGATGCGAAAGTATGCCCGGGCCTTTGAAGCCTTTTTGTAAAAAGATGACGAAAAACGGCCATATAGTAAAGTACGTTAAAGATAACACTGACATTTTTATCGCTGTTACGGAAAGGGCGAAACAGGCACTGATAATAGAGGGCGTGCCCGAAGATAAGATAAGGACAATACCGGTAGGCGTAGATACTGAAAGGTTCAAGCCTGCGGATGCAGACCCGGCCCTGATCGAGAGGTTCGGCCTGTCCGATAATGGGTTCAACGTCCTGTTCATGGGCAGGCTGGTTAAAGAGAAAGGGATTTACGACCTGTTATATGCGGCGAAATTATTATCGCTGGACGTTGAAACAAGAAACATAAAGATATTGATCGCCGGGTCAGGCCCTGAAAAAGATAATATGGCAAAAATCATCAAGGATCTTGCGATCGACAGGCAGGTGAGCCTCATCGGGAGCTTCTCATATGAACAGGTCCCGAAACTCTATAATGTCTCGGACGCTTTCATACTTCCAAGCATCACAGCCCCATGGTGGCAGGAACAATTCGGGATGGTGCTGGTGGAGGCCATGGCCTCGCGTTTACCTGTCATATCGACGCTCAGCGGGTCCATTCCCGAGGTTCTGGGTGATGGCGGCATCCTGATACAGCCTGACGACCCTTTTTCTATTTACCGCGAGATAAAAAATATCATGACAGACAAGGCCTATCGTGAAAGGCTTAAGTTCTCTGCCAGGGAGCGGGCAGTAGAAGAGTTCAGTATTAATAAGATATCTAAAATGATAGGGTCAGTATATAGTGAATTGATGTAA
- a CDS encoding outer membrane protein assembly factor BamB family protein: MKRALSLFIIILLALSMPAAMADSWTQAKKDAQHTSYTEDILKPPLKVAWSKEVGGQSVASPVIWNDMVFSSNGAGKKIFAVDIKNGAPVWSFATDGYIESTAAIYDGNIIFGSYDGNVYKLDATTGDLIWKSFVNGGMYSSPLIYKDHVYTGTDSDRFYALDLDSGKISWTIDGVTQSSPAGWGDKVYAAMFDGELYALNANDGSVAWSYDSGDVFHSSPMVWNGKLYIATRSGTLYSFDANTGDMIWEYDLKYRTDATPTMDENTNTVYIGTYGGYVHALDANTGSLKWVSDFYGPIYSTSAVSGDALYGSSQDGKLFSLRTNDGSCLWTYELGSEVFASPAISDGYMIIGTLGNKIYGFIETDIESTAAPVMDGPDIPARATTPSTDILVCLLILTTIVLIIRKRE; the protein is encoded by the coding sequence TGCCCAACATACATCCTATACCGAAGACATTCTAAAACCGCCCTTGAAAGTAGCATGGAGTAAGGAAGTGGGAGGGCAATCGGTGGCATCCCCGGTCATCTGGAACGATATGGTGTTCTCAAGCAACGGTGCCGGGAAAAAGATCTTTGCGGTAGACATTAAAAACGGGGCTCCGGTCTGGAGCTTTGCGACTGACGGATATATCGAGTCAACAGCGGCGATATATGACGGAAATATCATATTTGGCTCGTATGACGGGAACGTCTATAAGCTCGATGCGACCACAGGAGATCTTATCTGGAAGTCTTTCGTGAACGGCGGGATGTACTCATCGCCCCTGATATACAAAGATCATGTTTACACAGGTACAGACAGTGACAGATTTTATGCGCTTGACCTTGACAGCGGAAAAATATCCTGGACCATTGACGGCGTCACGCAATCGTCGCCAGCCGGATGGGGAGATAAAGTCTATGCGGCCATGTTCGACGGTGAGCTTTATGCATTGAACGCGAACGACGGAAGCGTAGCCTGGTCATATGATAGCGGCGATGTCTTCCATTCATCCCCGATGGTCTGGAACGGTAAATTGTATATAGCGACGAGGAGCGGCACGCTGTATTCATTCGATGCGAATACAGGGGACATGATATGGGAATATGACCTGAAGTACAGGACAGATGCCACCCCGACAATGGACGAGAATACAAATACAGTCTACATCGGGACGTACGGAGGATACGTACATGCCCTTGATGCAAATACCGGATCGTTGAAATGGGTGTCTGATTTCTATGGCCCGATATACTCCACTTCTGCCGTATCGGGCGATGCGCTATACGGGTCTTCCCAGGACGGCAAGCTCTTTTCGCTAAGAACTAATGATGGCTCATGCCTGTGGACATACGAACTGGGGTCCGAGGTTTTCGCCTCGCCGGCCATATCGGATGGGTATATGATCATCGGGACGTTAGGTAATAAGATCTATGGTTTTATAGAAACGGACATAGAGTCGACGGCGGCCCCGGTAATGGATGGCCCGGACATACCGGCACGGGCAACTACCCCTTCTACGGACATATTAGTATGCCTGTTAATATTGACCACGATAGTATTAATTATAAGAAAAAGGGAATAA
- a CDS encoding UDP-glucuronic acid decarboxylase family protein produces the protein MAYTSLVTGSAGFIGSHLCDHLLEKGERVIAVDNFGSGNKENINHLEGKEDFKFIKHDIREPLKLDEKVDFVYNLASRASPADFDKFPVEIMMTNSLGVYNIINVAMEHKARFLMASTSESYGDPEISPQSETYWGHVNPVGPRSCYDESKRFSEALTMTFIRHHGLDGRIIRIFNTYGPRMRLDDGRVVPNFVTQALSGNPMTVYGDGSQTRSFCYVSDLVRGIYMMMHSPKAKGEVINLGNPVEMTVMEFARLIKQKSGSDSEIVFKPLPENDPLQRKPDITKARGILGWEPEIRVEEGLDITMKWFHERMQKAIE, from the coding sequence ATGGCATATACTTCATTGGTCACAGGCAGCGCAGGTTTCATAGGATCCCATTTATGCGATCATCTTCTGGAAAAGGGTGAGAGAGTTATCGCTGTAGATAACTTTGGAAGCGGTAATAAGGAGAATATCAATCATCTCGAAGGAAAAGAGGACTTTAAGTTCATAAAACACGACATAAGAGAGCCATTAAAGCTGGATGAAAAGGTCGACTTCGTCTATAACCTTGCATCCAGGGCATCGCCGGCGGATTTTGATAAATTCCCGGTAGAGATAATGATGACCAATAGCCTGGGAGTCTACAATATTATCAATGTAGCGATGGAACATAAGGCAAGGTTCCTGATGGCGTCTACGTCGGAATCATACGGTGACCCGGAAATAAGCCCGCAATCCGAGACCTATTGGGGACACGTAAATCCGGTAGGACCACGCAGCTGCTATGATGAGAGTAAAAGGTTCTCGGAAGCGTTAACTATGACGTTCATAAGGCATCATGGCCTTGACGGGCGCATAATCAGGATCTTCAACACCTACGGGCCCAGGATGAGGCTGGACGACGGAAGGGTCGTCCCGAACTTCGTGACCCAGGCGCTTTCCGGCAATCCGATGACGGTATATGGCGATGGATCGCAGACAAGGAGCTTCTGCTATGTTTCGGATCTCGTAAGGGGTATCTACATGATGATGCATAGCCCGAAAGCTAAAGGCGAGGTCATAAACCTGGGCAACCCGGTAGAGATGACCGTCATGGAATTCGCCCGGCTCATTAAGCAAAAGTCCGGAAGCGATTCTGAGATCGTTTTCAAGCCTCTTCCCGAGAACGATCCGCTCCAGAGAAAGCCGGATATTACAAAAGCCAGGGGGATACTGGGCTGGGAACCGGAGATCAGGGTTGAAGAAGGGCTGGATATCACCATGAAGTGGTTCCATGAGAGAATGCAAAAAGCCATAGAATAA
- a CDS encoding glycosyltransferase family 2 protein, translating into MKTTLILPAYNEEEALPKTLEEYFDYADEIIIVNDGSKDNTDRLASEYASKFEKVKYIKHEVNRGKPEALRTGVKNSTGDILIFTDTDCTYPARYIPEAIKEIENGADMVLGARIFNDQNVPKLNRLGNRIFSMLITYFCYSMILDAQTGFRVMRKSIFPRLDVNARNLEYETKMTMRAAKLGYDVVEIPIEYRQRVGRSKLNPFKDGYNMLKSIPSIIWKESTLLLKSVLVVNAVLFSIGLLFGAFSLYQKLTIGVVTHEYYPLIAVIFILVAMQLMSFSLIMDFIVNKLNMIEKKIRK; encoded by the coding sequence ATGAAAACGACACTAATACTGCCTGCATATAATGAAGAGGAAGCCCTACCGAAGACGCTGGAAGAATATTTCGATTACGCCGATGAGATCATCATTGTCAATGACGGCTCTAAGGATAACACGGATAGGCTGGCCAGCGAGTATGCATCTAAATTCGAGAAGGTCAAGTACATAAAGCATGAAGTGAACAGAGGCAAGCCCGAAGCCCTGAGAACAGGCGTAAAAAATTCCACCGGTGACATATTGATATTCACCGATACGGATTGTACTTATCCGGCAAGATATATCCCTGAAGCCATAAAGGAGATAGAGAACGGAGCCGACATGGTCCTCGGCGCCAGGATATTCAACGATCAGAACGTCCCGAAGCTTAACAGGTTAGGTAACAGGATATTCTCAATGCTGATCACGTATTTTTGCTATAGCATGATACTCGATGCCCAGACGGGTTTCAGGGTCATGAGAAAAAGCATATTCCCGCGGCTAGATGTCAATGCGAGGAACCTCGAGTACGAGACCAAGATGACAATGAGGGCGGCCAAGCTCGGTTATGATGTCGTTGAGATACCCATCGAGTACAGGCAGAGAGTGGGCAGGTCAAAATTAAACCCGTTCAAGGACGGGTATAATATGCTAAAATCGATCCCTTCAATAATATGGAAGGAAAGCACGTTACTCCTGAAAAGCGTGCTTGTGGTCAACGCCGTGCTGTTTTCCATCGGCTTATTGTTCGGTGCTTTTTCATTATATCAAAAACTGACCATCGGCGTAGTGACACATGAATACTATCCGTTGATAGCCGTAATTTTCATACTCGTGGCCATGCAGCTCATGAGCTTCAGCCTGATCATGGATTTCATAGTCAACAAGCTGAACATGATAGAGAAGAAGATCAGGAAATGA
- a CDS encoding EamA family transporter produces MNVIIELLIATVLAAAGQVSWKLGMRGVGAIESYDIPTLFRMFTNWQVDLGLALYAISTVFWLSALSKKDLSYAYPFIAGTYIFVLVLSYLFLGENFGIYRVIGAGVVLAGLFIIIRGG; encoded by the coding sequence ATGAACGTTATCATCGAGTTATTGATCGCGACAGTGCTTGCTGCCGCCGGGCAGGTATCATGGAAGCTGGGCATGCGAGGGGTCGGAGCGATCGAATCATATGATATTCCTACGCTTTTCAGGATGTTCACGAACTGGCAGGTGGACCTGGGTCTTGCGTTATATGCGATAAGCACGGTATTCTGGCTAAGCGCGCTGTCAAAAAAAGACCTGTCATACGCTTACCCGTTCATTGCCGGGACATATATCTTCGTATTAGTCCTCTCTTATCTGTTCCTGGGAGAGAACTTCGGGATATACCGCGTCATAGGAGCCGGAGTGGTGTTGGCCGGGCTGTTCATTATTATAAGAGGCGGCTGA